In the Bacillus shivajii genome, one interval contains:
- a CDS encoding RsfA family transcriptional regulator, translated as MKVRQDAWSEEDDLLLAETVLRHIREGSTQLTAFDEVGDALNRTSAACGFRWNAVVRNKYNDAIKLAKKHRKERKRQQANELKPSTYVPQKKEQQPTFDSFVPNSFSRDAQPQRDVKVESEMTLQDVIDFLQGMNGQGQKDRLLAQENEALKLENNELRQKVNDLEKTLAKLEHEHKVIEEDYQSIIGIMNRARRMALLDEDPEDRETPTFRMDKNGNLEKVAK; from the coding sequence ATGAAAGTTAGACAAGATGCATGGTCTGAAGAAGACGATCTTCTATTAGCTGAAACTGTTCTTCGTCATATCCGTGAAGGAAGTACGCAATTAACTGCTTTTGATGAAGTTGGCGACGCGTTAAATAGAACGTCAGCTGCTTGTGGCTTCCGATGGAATGCGGTCGTGCGGAATAAGTATAATGATGCAATCAAACTAGCAAAGAAACATCGTAAAGAGCGTAAGCGCCAACAAGCAAATGAGTTAAAGCCTAGTACGTATGTCCCTCAGAAAAAGGAACAACAACCAACATTTGATTCATTTGTACCAAACTCTTTCTCTCGTGATGCTCAACCGCAACGTGATGTAAAAGTAGAAAGCGAGATGACGTTACAAGATGTCATTGACTTCTTACAAGGCATGAATGGACAAGGACAAAAGGATCGGCTTCTCGCTCAAGAAAATGAAGCTCTAAAATTAGAAAATAATGAATTACGTCAAAAAGTAAATGACTTAGAAAAAACTTTAGCAAAGCTTGAGCACGAACATAAAGTCATTGAAGAAGACTATCAATCCATTATTGGTATTATGAATCGTGCTAGGCGCATGGCCTTACTAGATGAAGATCCTGAAGATCGTGAAACACCTACATTCCGCATGGACAAGAATGGTAATTTAGAAAAAGTAGCAAAATAG